In a genomic window of Penaeus vannamei isolate JL-2024 unplaced genomic scaffold, ASM4276789v1 unanchor949, whole genome shotgun sequence:
- the LOC113810207 gene encoding U-scoloptoxin(01)-Er1a: MMLRRTLVTAAVSGLLFALCAVSFPQYAPEAPPQVYDFKCEATENDPDADCIFGVAGQDYPTLHQVPTTSFQCQSLLPGIYADPDAACQVYHMCLHDGKLHSFLCPNGTVFNQEYFICDLWFNVDCARAKDFYSLNEYIYKDPEPKEAKISYV, translated from the exons ATGA TGTTGAGGAGAACGCTAGTAACAGCGGCCGTGTCTGGGCTCCTGTTTGCTCTGTGCGCGGTGTCCTTCCCTCAGTATGCTCCTGAGGCTCCACCACAG gTGTACGACTTCAAGTGCGAGGCCACGGAGAACGACCCCGACGCGGACTGCATCTTCGGAGTGGCCGGGCAGGACTACCCGACCCTCCACCAGGTTCCCACGACCTCCTTCCAGTGCCAGAGCCTCCTGCCGGGGATCTACGCTGACCCTGATGCCGCGTGCCag GTCTACCACATGTGCCTCCACGATGGCAAGCTTCACTCCTTCCTGTGTCCGAATGGCACCGTCTTCAACCAGGAGTATTTCATCTGCGATCTGTGGTTCAACGTGGACTGTGCTCGAGCGAAGGACTTCTATTCCCTCAATGAATACATCTACAAGGACCCTGAACCCAAGGAAGCCAAGATTAGTTATGTGTAA